Proteins from one Arthrobacter sp. Soc17.1.1.1 genomic window:
- a CDS encoding SDR family oxidoreductase, whose product MTAGAPPVAGPRGVVVTGGGSGIGAAIAEAFAAQGDRVVVMDRTPGPGIIEVDVAHEESVRSAFAEARDGIGTVDVLVNSAGLLTESPLEDMSLALWTETISVDLTGVFLCCREVIGPMRHRRWGRIINISSQLGIKGGTGLGHYSAAKAGVIGMTKALALEVSADNVLANCIAPGPIETPLVDGISEDWKAAKRKELPLRRFGVPAEVAPTALLLASDPGGNLFVGQTLGPNSGDVMP is encoded by the coding sequence ATGACCGCCGGCGCTCCCCCCGTGGCGGGGCCCCGGGGCGTCGTCGTCACCGGCGGTGGCAGCGGCATCGGGGCGGCGATCGCCGAGGCGTTCGCCGCCCAGGGCGACCGCGTGGTGGTGATGGACCGCACCCCCGGTCCGGGGATCATCGAGGTCGACGTCGCACACGAGGAGAGCGTCCGGAGCGCCTTCGCCGAGGCACGGGACGGGATCGGGACCGTCGACGTCCTGGTGAACAGCGCCGGGCTGCTCACCGAGTCGCCGCTCGAGGACATGAGCCTCGCGCTGTGGACGGAGACGATCTCCGTGGACCTCACCGGTGTGTTCCTCTGCTGCCGGGAGGTGATCGGCCCGATGCGGCACCGGCGGTGGGGACGGATCATCAACATCTCGTCCCAGCTCGGCATCAAGGGCGGCACAGGGCTGGGCCACTACAGCGCCGCGAAGGCGGGCGTGATCGGCATGACCAAGGCACTCGCGCTCGAGGTCTCGGCGGACAACGTGCTCGCCAACTGCATCGCCCCCGGCCCCATCGAGACCCCGCTGGTCGACGGCATCTCCGAGGACTGGAAGGCGGCGAAGCGGAAGGAGCTGCCGCTGCGCAGGTTCGGCGTGCCGGCCGAGGTCGCACCCACCGCGCTGCTGCTCGCGAGCGACCCCGGGGGCAACCTCTTCGTCGGCCAGACCCTGGGCCCCAACTCGGGTGACGTGATGCCGTGA
- a CDS encoding peptidase yields the protein MGTQDREWFHERGDQPAVGRSPSGRIPLRLSTVAVLALVVLLYATPSLFDRFVLPAALPYLPGANVPPRGVEAGPVPLGTPPPVPPSTAYRLLESPIEEQEWIGYDPCRPVHFVVRPDNAPAGSEGLVQEAVAEVSAATGLQFVDDGTTSEGPSEERDLYQPELYGKTWVPVLITWTSPAEIPALAGDVAGLGGSDYARTPGQPLVYVGGQVQLDAPDAADTLLFPDGRTYVKATIMHELAHVVGLDHVDDPDELMYAENLGQTTFGQGDRAGLALLGSGPCAPGL from the coding sequence ATGGGGACACAGGATCGCGAGTGGTTCCACGAGCGGGGCGACCAGCCCGCGGTGGGCCGTTCGCCGTCGGGCCGGATCCCGCTGCGCCTCTCGACCGTCGCCGTCCTCGCGCTCGTCGTCCTCCTGTATGCGACGCCGTCACTGTTCGACCGTTTCGTGCTCCCGGCCGCCCTGCCGTACCTGCCCGGTGCCAACGTGCCGCCCCGCGGCGTCGAGGCCGGTCCGGTGCCGCTCGGTACCCCGCCCCCCGTACCGCCGTCCACGGCGTACCGGCTCCTCGAGTCGCCGATCGAGGAGCAGGAGTGGATCGGCTACGACCCCTGCCGGCCCGTGCACTTCGTGGTGCGGCCGGACAACGCCCCTGCCGGGTCGGAGGGCCTGGTGCAGGAGGCCGTCGCGGAGGTGTCGGCAGCGACAGGGCTGCAGTTCGTGGACGACGGCACCACGTCGGAGGGACCGAGCGAGGAACGCGACCTCTACCAGCCGGAGCTGTACGGGAAGACCTGGGTGCCGGTCCTGATCACCTGGACGAGTCCCGCCGAGATCCCGGCCCTCGCGGGCGACGTCGCCGGGCTCGGCGGCAGCGACTACGCCCGCACGCCGGGACAGCCCCTCGTCTACGTCGGCGGGCAGGTGCAGCTCGACGCACCCGACGCCGCCGACACCCTGCTCTTCCCGGACGGCCGCACCTACGTGAAGGCGACGATCATGCACGAGCTCGCGCACGTCGTCGGGCTCGACCACGTGGACGACCCGGACGAACTCATGTACGCCGAGAACCTCGGCCAGACGACCTTCGGCCAGGGGGACCGCGCCGGACTGGCCCTCCTCGGATCGGGACCCTGCGCACCCGGGCTGTGA
- a CDS encoding biotin-dependent carboxyltransferase family protein: MAFDILEPGLATSVQDRGRFGYYNVGIPQGGAMDQLSASMANALVGNSPGDAVLECAYLGPRFTTDTDAVIAVAGAPVQVKVNGQTADQWTRLSLAAGDEVSFGMLSGGTRYYVAVQGGIDVPEVLGSRSTYTLGALGGFQGRTLKAGDTVPVGAPSGASPLDTIPEDLRPVYAKEVTVRILPGLYDHRLTAEGMETLVSTAWKLTPVADRTGLRYSGPDLEWRPRTQPFGAGSDPSNIVDAGYAIGSIQVPGGKEPIVLHRDAVSGGGYAMVATVISADMDVVARSAPGTLTHFEPVTMEQALAARADAAKVRRAVWGTAG, encoded by the coding sequence ATGGCCTTTGACATCCTCGAACCCGGCCTCGCCACCTCGGTCCAGGACCGGGGCCGGTTCGGCTACTACAACGTCGGGATCCCGCAGGGCGGGGCCATGGACCAGCTGTCCGCGTCGATGGCGAACGCCCTCGTGGGCAACAGCCCGGGCGACGCCGTGCTCGAGTGCGCCTATCTCGGCCCGCGGTTCACCACCGACACCGACGCCGTCATCGCCGTGGCGGGCGCGCCCGTGCAGGTGAAGGTGAACGGGCAGACCGCGGACCAGTGGACCCGGCTGTCCCTGGCCGCCGGGGACGAGGTGTCCTTCGGGATGCTCTCGGGCGGCACGCGCTACTACGTCGCCGTCCAGGGCGGCATCGACGTGCCCGAGGTCCTCGGCAGCCGCAGCACCTACACGCTCGGCGCCCTCGGCGGTTTCCAGGGACGCACCCTCAAGGCCGGTGACACGGTCCCCGTCGGCGCCCCCTCCGGAGCCTCGCCGCTCGACACCATCCCGGAGGACCTGCGGCCCGTCTACGCGAAGGAGGTGACGGTGCGCATCCTGCCGGGCCTCTACGACCACCGCCTCACCGCGGAGGGCATGGAGACCCTCGTGAGCACGGCGTGGAAGCTCACGCCCGTGGCGGACCGCACGGGCCTGCGCTACTCGGGCCCGGACCTCGAGTGGAGGCCGCGCACGCAGCCCTTCGGTGCCGGGTCGGATCCCTCGAACATCGTGGACGCCGGCTATGCCATCGGATCGATCCAGGTACCCGGCGGCAAGGAGCCGATCGTGCTGCACCGCGACGCCGTCTCCGGCGGCGGCTACGCGATGGTGGCGACGGTCATCAGCGCCGACATGGACGTCGTCGCCCGGAGCGCGCCCGGCACCCTGACGCACTTCGAACCCGTGACCATGGAGCAGGCGCTCGCCGCGCGGGCGGACGCGGCGAAGGTGCGGCGCGCCGTCTGGGGGACGGCCGGCTAG
- a CDS encoding heme-degrading domain-containing protein: MSNDAPSTVIRPFDPDGGSDQPADALEALIAKIEGEVAELQFTRFTNDDAVALGQLLVQLGVGRNLPIAVSICKPNHILFRAALEGATPDNDFWLDAKSRTAERYSVPSLLVGLRARRNGGRIDDNPMFDSATYAAHGGSFPFYIRGVGPVATVTVSGLPQLEDHRLVVEALRTFHAAEGL, translated from the coding sequence ATGAGCAATGATGCCCCTTCGACAGTCATCCGTCCGTTCGACCCCGACGGCGGCAGCGACCAACCTGCCGATGCACTCGAGGCGCTCATAGCGAAGATCGAAGGCGAGGTCGCCGAACTCCAGTTCACGCGGTTCACCAACGACGACGCCGTCGCCCTCGGGCAGTTGCTCGTCCAGCTGGGCGTGGGGCGCAACCTCCCGATCGCCGTCAGTATCTGCAAGCCGAACCACATCCTGTTCCGGGCCGCACTCGAGGGCGCCACACCGGACAACGACTTCTGGCTGGACGCGAAGAGCCGCACGGCGGAGCGGTACTCCGTGCCGTCGCTGCTCGTCGGCCTGCGGGCGCGTCGCAACGGTGGCCGGATCGACGACAACCCGATGTTCGACTCCGCGACGTACGCCGCCCACGGCGGCTCGTTCCCGTTCTACATCAGGGGCGTCGGTCCCGTGGCGACCGTGACGGTGTCCGGCCTGCCGCAGCTCGAGGACCACAGGCTCGTCGTCGAGGCGCTCCGGACGTTCCACGCGGCCGAGGGGCTGTAG
- a CDS encoding MFS transporter, protein MSIKEAGVDLSTPTSNEQRTFPVFSKKKTSTATVLALLAWTVAVFDYGLFGTLLPAMQEEFGWTAPEAYAVNTWIAVGTAIVCFGVGPVIDRLGRKKGMMLTVGGTAVVSGVTAFIPAGLGVISNSLLVFVRSFGGLGFSEQAVNATYMNEVYQVTEDERKRKRPGFHYSFIQGGWPLGFLLASALALVFLPLLGWRALYLMATIPAIIIVLLISKKLKETPQFELHKRLTELEKGGKSDEAHALAGAYGVEHSSTSPLKRIWEGEFRRNTIVFSLAWILNFFGIAIFSVLGTSVLANAKGVELSDAFWMLIVINLLAYFGYVFHGWIGDKVGRKRTIIVGWIISGLSFAVMLSPLVSSPFLIILTYGTGLFFLVGPYAAIQYFMAECYPVSCRATGLAFIGAMSQPGTIIGGALFTLVAAAAGTGAAALWVGAVGTLLSGVLMIAARPVAAVALEEPHAAV, encoded by the coding sequence ATGTCCATCAAAGAGGCGGGTGTCGACCTTTCGACGCCGACGAGCAATGAGCAACGCACGTTCCCGGTGTTCTCGAAGAAGAAGACCAGCACGGCGACCGTCCTCGCCCTGCTCGCCTGGACCGTGGCGGTCTTCGACTACGGCCTGTTCGGCACCCTGCTGCCGGCCATGCAGGAGGAATTCGGCTGGACGGCACCGGAGGCCTACGCGGTCAACACCTGGATCGCCGTCGGAACAGCGATCGTGTGTTTCGGCGTCGGTCCCGTGATCGACCGCCTCGGCCGCAAGAAGGGGATGATGCTCACCGTCGGCGGGACCGCCGTCGTCTCGGGCGTCACCGCCTTCATCCCTGCCGGCCTCGGCGTCATCAGCAACTCGCTCCTCGTCTTCGTGCGGTCCTTCGGCGGCCTGGGCTTCTCCGAGCAGGCCGTCAACGCCACCTACATGAACGAGGTGTACCAGGTCACCGAGGACGAGCGGAAGCGCAAGCGTCCGGGCTTCCACTACTCCTTCATCCAGGGCGGCTGGCCGCTGGGCTTCCTCCTCGCGAGTGCCCTCGCCCTGGTGTTCCTGCCGCTCCTCGGCTGGCGCGCGCTGTACCTCATGGCCACCATCCCCGCGATCATCATCGTCCTGCTCATCAGCAAGAAGCTGAAGGAGACGCCGCAGTTCGAGCTGCACAAGCGCCTCACCGAACTGGAGAAGGGCGGCAAGAGCGACGAGGCCCACGCGCTCGCCGGCGCCTACGGCGTCGAGCACTCCTCCACCTCGCCCCTCAAGCGCATCTGGGAGGGCGAGTTCCGCCGCAACACGATCGTCTTCTCGCTCGCCTGGATCCTCAACTTCTTCGGTATCGCGATCTTCAGCGTCCTCGGCACCTCGGTGCTCGCGAACGCCAAGGGCGTGGAACTCTCCGACGCCTTCTGGATGCTGATCGTCATCAACCTGCTCGCGTACTTCGGCTACGTGTTCCACGGCTGGATCGGCGACAAGGTGGGCCGGAAGCGGACCATCATCGTGGGCTGGATCATCTCGGGCCTCTCCTTCGCCGTGATGCTGAGCCCGCTGGTGTCCAGTCCGTTCCTGATCATCCTCACGTACGGCACCGGCCTGTTCTTTCTGGTGGGGCCCTACGCCGCCATCCAGTACTTCATGGCCGAGTGCTACCCCGTGAGCTGCCGTGCCACGGGCCTCGCGTTCATCGGTGCCATGAGCCAGCCCGGGACGATCATCGGCGGCGCTCTGTTCACGCTCGTCGCCGCTGCGGCAGGCACCGGCGCTGCCGCCCTCTGGGTGGGCGCGGTGGGCACGCTGCTCTCCGGTGTCCTGATGATCGCGGCGCGTCCCGTCGCCGCCGTGGCCCTCGAGGAACCGCATGCAGCAGTCTGA
- a CDS encoding STAS/SEC14 domain-containing protein: MDLFSAHLDKGILRLRWNRGVEITHAAAVAAARALAEFHGPTHLPLLVHMHGISGITPEARVGMASYRGFTRVALVGADAVDEVMSGFSHRSPTVTRYFTSETEALAWLRDSSTADRTAPAH, translated from the coding sequence ATGGACCTCTTCAGCGCGCACCTCGACAAGGGGATCCTCCGCCTGCGGTGGAACCGCGGTGTCGAGATCACGCATGCGGCCGCCGTCGCCGCCGCCCGCGCGCTGGCCGAATTCCACGGACCCACCCACCTGCCGCTCCTCGTCCACATGCACGGCATCTCCGGCATCACCCCGGAGGCACGCGTGGGCATGGCGTCCTACCGGGGCTTCACGCGGGTGGCGCTCGTCGGTGCCGACGCCGTCGACGAAGTGATGTCGGGCTTCTCCCACCGCTCCCCCACGGTCACCCGCTACTTCACGTCGGAGACCGAAGCCCTCGCCTGGCTGCGGGACAGCAGCACGGCAGACCGGACCGCCCCCGCACACTAG
- a CDS encoding SDR family NAD(P)-dependent oxidoreductase, producing MTLSILVTGASRGIGAAIARELAGRGHRIAVHAGRDASAAGLVRDGLPGAGHVVVVGDVADPEACRRIVDDAVDHLGGLDVLVNNAGIFEAHPIATTSYGDWQQAWQRTLDVNLLGPANLAWLVTRHLLDRPAGPEGGRLVSVGSRGAYRGEPVTPAYGAGKAGLHAMTQSLAVGLAPHGIFAAAVAPGFVETDMGRTVLDGPGGDAVRAQSPFDRVATPEEIAQAVAWLAIDAPVWVSGTVVDANGASYLR from the coding sequence ATGACACTGAGCATTCTGGTGACAGGGGCGAGCCGCGGGATCGGTGCGGCCATCGCACGGGAGTTGGCGGGACGGGGTCACCGGATCGCGGTGCATGCCGGACGGGACGCCTCGGCGGCAGGGCTGGTCCGCGACGGTCTTCCCGGTGCCGGACACGTGGTCGTCGTCGGTGATGTGGCGGATCCGGAGGCGTGCCGGCGGATCGTCGACGACGCGGTGGATCACCTCGGCGGTCTCGACGTCCTGGTGAACAATGCCGGCATCTTCGAGGCACACCCCATCGCGACGACGTCCTACGGGGACTGGCAGCAGGCGTGGCAGCGCACCCTCGACGTGAATCTGCTGGGCCCCGCGAACCTGGCCTGGCTGGTGACCCGCCACCTCCTGGACCGGCCGGCAGGCCCGGAGGGTGGTCGGCTGGTCTCGGTCGGCTCGCGCGGTGCCTACCGCGGCGAACCCGTCACCCCGGCCTATGGGGCCGGCAAGGCGGGACTGCATGCGATGACGCAGTCCCTCGCCGTCGGTCTCGCCCCGCACGGCATCTTCGCGGCGGCAGTGGCACCGGGTTTCGTGGAGACGGACATGGGCAGGACCGTCCTCGACGGACCCGGGGGCGACGCGGTGCGGGCGCAGAGCCCCTTCGACCGGGTCGCGACGCCGGAGGAGATCGCGCAGGCCGTCGCCTGGCTCGCCATCGATGCCCCGGTATGGGTGAGCGGCACGGTGGTGGACGCGAACGGGGCGTCCTACCTCCGGTAG
- a CDS encoding SDR family oxidoreductase, with the protein MSRVAIIGGHGKVALHLAKILSSQGHQVSSIFRNQDHSADVEQAGATPVVADVSELSVEQMAEAFRGQDAVVWSAGAGGSSVEATYAVDRDAAIRSIDAAEAASVGRYVMVSYLGSRKDHGVPEDNGFFHYAEAKAAADEHLRNSGLAWTILGPGSLTTEPGTGRIEVSDEPRQDSVTREDVAQVAAVVLGELGTVDRTIRFNNGETPIADAIQASL; encoded by the coding sequence ATGTCACGCGTAGCTATCATCGGTGGGCACGGCAAAGTAGCACTGCATCTCGCGAAGATCCTGAGCAGCCAGGGCCACCAGGTCAGCTCGATCTTCCGCAACCAGGACCATTCGGCAGATGTGGAGCAGGCGGGCGCCACTCCTGTGGTGGCCGACGTGTCCGAGCTGTCGGTGGAGCAGATGGCCGAGGCCTTCCGCGGACAGGACGCCGTCGTCTGGTCGGCCGGCGCAGGCGGCAGCAGCGTCGAGGCCACCTACGCGGTGGACCGGGACGCGGCGATCCGTTCGATCGATGCTGCGGAAGCGGCGTCGGTGGGCCGCTATGTCATGGTGTCCTACCTCGGCTCCCGGAAGGATCACGGCGTGCCCGAGGACAACGGCTTCTTCCACTACGCAGAGGCCAAGGCCGCGGCCGACGAGCACCTGCGCAACTCCGGGCTCGCCTGGACCATCCTCGGCCCGGGGTCGCTGACCACCGAGCCCGGCACCGGCAGGATCGAGGTCTCCGACGAGCCCCGGCAGGACTCCGTGACCCGCGAGGACGTGGCCCAGGTGGCGGCCGTCGTCCTCGGCGAACTCGGGACAGTCGACAGGACGATCCGGTTCAACAACGGCGAGACGCCGATCGCGGACGCCATCCAGGCCTCCCTCTAG
- a CDS encoding LacI family DNA-binding transcriptional regulator — MDPVGRRRAAVTLKDLAAELGIHVSTVSRVLHSDTDVARGAASKETATRVRDLAKLRGYSPDPQATSLRTRRTRAIGVIVPRLSDIVLATMYEGVEEAAAESNHSTFVMNSHDDLDEQRRKAEIMLARRVDGLILGDVHAGSSLVDDLVKRHVPFVLMNRRYPGFPSSTCDDTGGGRLVADHLWATGHRSVAIIAGETYASTGVDRTAGFVERWHDLGGEVPADRILPSRFDTEGGRRAGEELLRLGGKTPTAVFAVNDFAAIGAMGAFRAGGLVVGEDIAVVGFNDTSLAAQLPIPLTSVRSPMLEIGRTAVGMLRRVMNGEDVGSVRHPSELFVRESSASITGAVRRGFRAG, encoded by the coding sequence GTGGATCCAGTAGGTAGGCGACGCGCCGCGGTCACCCTGAAGGACCTCGCAGCGGAACTCGGCATCCACGTCTCCACGGTCTCCCGGGTGCTGCACTCGGACACGGACGTCGCCCGGGGGGCGGCGTCGAAGGAGACCGCCACGAGGGTGCGCGATCTCGCGAAGCTGAGGGGCTATTCACCCGATCCGCAGGCCACCAGCCTGCGCACCCGCCGCACACGGGCGATCGGGGTCATCGTGCCGCGCCTCTCGGACATCGTGCTCGCCACCATGTACGAGGGCGTCGAGGAGGCCGCTGCCGAGAGCAACCACTCCACTTTCGTGATGAACTCCCACGACGATCTCGACGAGCAGCGCCGCAAGGCCGAGATCATGCTGGCGCGGCGCGTGGACGGCCTGATCCTCGGCGACGTGCACGCCGGCAGCAGCCTGGTGGACGACCTCGTGAAGCGGCACGTGCCCTTCGTCCTCATGAACCGCCGCTATCCGGGCTTCCCGTCGTCCACCTGCGACGACACCGGTGGAGGCCGGCTCGTCGCGGATCACCTGTGGGCCACGGGGCACCGCTCCGTCGCGATCATCGCGGGCGAGACGTACGCGAGCACCGGCGTGGACCGGACCGCGGGCTTCGTCGAACGCTGGCACGACCTGGGCGGAGAGGTGCCGGCGGACCGCATCCTGCCCTCACGCTTCGACACCGAGGGCGGCCGCCGGGCGGGCGAGGAGCTGCTGCGCCTCGGCGGGAAGACCCCGACGGCGGTCTTCGCCGTCAACGACTTCGCCGCGATCGGGGCCATGGGCGCCTTCCGTGCCGGAGGGCTCGTCGTCGGCGAGGACATCGCCGTCGTCGGATTCAACGACACGTCCCTGGCCGCGCAGCTGCCCATCCCCCTGACATCGGTGCGCTCGCCGATGCTCGAGATCGGCAGGACGGCCGTCGGGATGCTCCGCCGGGTGATGAATGGGGAGGACGTCGGCTCCGTGCGCCACCCCTCGGAGCTGTTCGTGCGCGAGAGCAGCGCGTCGATCACCGGCGCGGTGCGGCGGGGGTTCCGGGCCGGCTGA
- a CDS encoding asparaginase translates to MESLTGHVVLLATGGTIASRVHAADGSTVAADAGGAVLAAAGTSASVEVVDLMQKGSYLLTFDDMLAVCAAIRTALESPETLGIVVTHGTDSMEETAYLADLLHDDPRPVVFTGAQRAADSADPDGPGNLRAALTLAASPAARGRGALIVFDGEVFPLPATRKSETTALHAFSNPDLGSAGSVSAGGAITLRPALRRTAPLAVPPDGTGTRVDIVACYPGADATLFAAAVTAGARGIVLEATGLGNANAELSDAVREAVRDGVVVVTSTRVHAGPVRGVYGAGGGRTLEDAGAVPSGLLRPSQARILLQALLALGLSAEQVVGEMRQRGDPAAVAPAPPA, encoded by the coding sequence TTGGAATCCCTCACAGGTCACGTCGTCCTGCTGGCGACGGGCGGCACGATCGCCTCCCGCGTCCACGCCGCCGACGGATCGACCGTGGCCGCCGATGCAGGGGGTGCCGTCCTCGCCGCGGCCGGGACGAGCGCCTCCGTCGAGGTCGTCGACCTCATGCAGAAGGGTTCGTACCTGCTCACCTTCGACGACATGCTCGCTGTCTGCGCGGCCATCCGGACCGCACTCGAGTCCCCGGAGACGCTCGGGATCGTCGTCACGCACGGCACCGACTCGATGGAGGAGACGGCATACCTCGCCGACCTCCTGCACGACGATCCGCGGCCGGTGGTCTTCACCGGGGCGCAACGCGCCGCCGACAGCGCGGACCCGGACGGCCCGGGGAACCTGCGTGCCGCTCTGACGCTGGCGGCGTCTCCGGCAGCGCGGGGCAGGGGCGCTCTCATCGTGTTCGACGGCGAGGTCTTCCCCCTCCCGGCTACGAGGAAGTCCGAGACGACGGCGCTCCACGCGTTCAGCAACCCCGATCTCGGGTCCGCCGGGTCGGTCTCGGCCGGCGGGGCGATCACGCTGCGCCCTGCCCTGCGGCGGACGGCACCGCTCGCCGTCCCTCCGGACGGCACGGGCACCCGCGTCGACATCGTCGCCTGCTACCCGGGCGCCGACGCGACCCTCTTCGCCGCCGCGGTCACCGCCGGTGCCCGCGGGATCGTCCTCGAGGCCACCGGGCTCGGGAATGCGAACGCGGAGCTCAGCGACGCCGTGCGCGAGGCCGTACGCGACGGCGTCGTCGTCGTCACCAGCACCCGCGTGCACGCGGGACCGGTGCGGGGGGTCTACGGTGCCGGCGGCGGAAGGACCCTGGAGGACGCGGGAGCCGTCCCGTCCGGGCTGCTCCGCCCCTCCCAGGCCCGCATCCTCCTGCAGGCACTGCTCGCCCTCGGGCTGTCCGCCGAGCAGGTCGTCGGGGAGATGCGGCAGCGGGGCGACCCTGCCGCCGTGGCTCCCGCTCCGCCCGCCTGA
- a CDS encoding SDR family NAD(P)-dependent oxidoreductase — translation MQQSEVAIVTGAASGIGRALAVHYAGRDVRTVIGTFPGDPHDPEETLSGVRAAGGDAVIHEVDVRSTESVDAFAQRALDEYGRLDYAVANAGILRNAPLNELTDDLWDAMLDVDLTGVLRTLRSASQRMSGPGALVAVSSIAGGVYGWEEHAHYAAAKSGVLGLIRSVASELGPRAIRANAVIPGLIETPQSLDPVNSLGPEGLERAGRDIPWGRVGRPEEVADVIGFLTSDASRYVTGQSLVVDGGLTIKMRA, via the coding sequence ATGCAGCAGTCTGAGGTAGCCATCGTCACGGGTGCCGCCAGCGGCATCGGCCGCGCCCTCGCCGTCCACTACGCCGGCCGGGACGTCCGGACCGTCATCGGCACCTTCCCCGGCGACCCGCATGACCCGGAGGAGACCCTCTCCGGCGTGCGGGCCGCCGGCGGTGACGCCGTCATCCACGAGGTCGACGTGCGGTCCACGGAGTCCGTGGACGCCTTCGCCCAGCGTGCCCTGGACGAGTACGGGCGCCTCGACTACGCCGTCGCCAACGCGGGCATCCTGCGCAACGCCCCGCTGAACGAGCTGACGGACGACCTCTGGGACGCGATGCTCGACGTCGACCTGACCGGTGTCCTCCGCACGCTGCGCTCGGCGTCCCAGCGGATGAGCGGCCCCGGTGCGCTCGTCGCCGTGTCCTCGATCGCCGGGGGTGTCTACGGGTGGGAGGAACACGCCCACTACGCCGCGGCGAAGTCGGGCGTGCTCGGGCTCATCCGGAGTGTCGCCTCCGAACTGGGCCCGCGGGCGATCCGCGCGAATGCGGTGATCCCGGGCCTCATCGAGACGCCGCAGTCCCTCGACCCCGTCAACTCCCTCGGCCCCGAGGGCCTCGAGCGGGCGGGCAGGGACATCCCCTGGGGCCGGGTCGGCAGGCCGGAGGAGGTCGCCGACGTGATCGGCTTCCTGACCTCCGACGCGTCGCGCTACGTGACCGGCCAGTCACTCGTGGTGGACGGTGGCCTGACCATCAAGATGCGCGCATGA
- a CDS encoding GNAT family N-acetyltransferase produces MSTENTGGGDVQVSNNEGRSRYIATLDGESAGIAAYERSGDTIVFTHTVVDEDMEGHGIGSTLIRHALDDARDQKLTVVPQCEFVAAFIDEHPEYRDLVG; encoded by the coding sequence ATGAGCACCGAGAACACCGGAGGCGGCGACGTCCAGGTCAGCAACAACGAGGGCAGAAGCCGCTACATCGCCACCCTCGACGGCGAATCCGCAGGCATCGCGGCCTATGAACGCTCCGGCGACACCATCGTCTTCACGCACACCGTGGTCGACGAGGACATGGAGGGTCACGGCATCGGCAGCACACTGATCCGCCACGCCCTCGACGACGCCCGGGACCAGAAGCTCACCGTGGTGCCGCAGTGCGAGTTCGTCGCGGCGTTCATCGACGAGCACCCGGAGTACCGGGACCTGGTGGGCTAG
- a CDS encoding polysaccharide deacetylase family protein, with protein MTKDIQIAFGVDVDAVAGMLGSYGGEDSPCDISRGLFSGDVGGPRILRLFEKYSLPSTWFVPGHSLETFPDLTRMIVDAGHEIGVHGYSHENPIAMTRDQETAILDRSIELIEQVSGRRPTGYVAPWWEFSPITNEILLERGIKYDHSLMHNDFEPYYVRVGDSWTKIDYSKPAEAWMKPLVRGQETDLVEIPANWYLDDLPPMMFIKAAPNSHGFVNPRDIEQMWRDQFDWVYAEMDSAVFTMTIHPDVSGRPQVLLMLERLIQHFNSHEGVTWHTFDQIADSFLARNPRKESN; from the coding sequence ATGACGAAAGACATCCAGATCGCCTTCGGCGTTGACGTCGATGCAGTTGCCGGAATGCTCGGTTCCTACGGGGGCGAGGACTCGCCCTGCGACATCTCCCGCGGGCTCTTCAGCGGCGACGTCGGTGGCCCCCGCATCCTCCGCCTCTTCGAGAAGTACTCCCTCCCCTCCACCTGGTTCGTCCCGGGCCACTCGCTCGAGACGTTCCCCGACCTCACCCGCATGATCGTCGACGCGGGGCACGAGATCGGCGTCCACGGCTACTCCCACGAGAACCCGATCGCCATGACCCGCGACCAGGAGACGGCGATCCTCGACCGGTCGATCGAGCTCATCGAGCAGGTCTCGGGGCGCCGTCCCACCGGGTACGTGGCGCCGTGGTGGGAGTTCTCCCCCATCACCAACGAGATCCTGCTCGAGCGCGGCATCAAGTACGACCACTCCCTCATGCACAACGACTTCGAGCCCTACTACGTGAGGGTCGGGGACAGCTGGACGAAGATCGACTACTCCAAGCCCGCCGAGGCCTGGATGAAGCCGCTCGTCCGCGGCCAGGAGACCGACCTCGTGGAGATCCCGGCGAACTGGTACCTCGACGACCTCCCGCCGATGATGTTCATCAAGGCGGCCCCCAACTCGCACGGTTTCGTCAACCCGCGGGACATCGAGCAGATGTGGCGGGACCAGTTCGACTGGGTCTACGCGGAGATGGACTCCGCCGTCTTCACCATGACCATCCACCCCGACGTCTCGGGCCGGCCGCAGGTCCTGCTCATGCTCGAGCGCCTCATCCAGCACTTCAACTCGCACGAGGGCGTCACCTGGCACACCTTCGACCAGATCGCCGACTCGTTCCTGGCACGCAATCCCCGAAAGGAATCGAACTGA